The Desulfococcus multivorans DNA window CACGCCGAAAAAGGCCGTCATGAACGCCGCCTCGCTGTTGAAGAGACCTCGCACGGCAGGCACCGTGAGAAAGACGACGGAGATCAGGGTAATGAGAAAGCCGTTGCCGAGAATGGACGACCACATGGCGGGGGTGATCAGGTTTTCATCCCGTCGCTTGGGCTTCTCGGCCATGTGCCTGGCCAGGGGGGGTTCCCCGGAGAAGGCCAGGGCGGCCAGGGTGTCCATGATCAGGTTGACCCACAGGAGCTGAATCATGGTGAGGGGCAGCTTGAACCCCATGAACGGCCCGATGAAGGCGATGGCAATGGCGCTGACGTTGACGGTCAGCTGAAAGGTGATGAATTTCTGGATCGAGCGGTAGATGGTCCGGCCGTAGTGGACCGCGCTGGTGATGGACTGGATGTTGTCGTCCAGAACGACGATATCCGAAGCCTCCTTGGCCACCTCCGTCCCGCTGCCGAGCCCGAATCCAATGTCGGCCTTGGAAAGGGCCGGGCTGTCGTTGACTCCGTCGCCGGTCATCCCCACCACCAGGCCGGCTTCCTGGGCCACCTTCACCAGCCGCATCTTGTCCTGGGGCAGACACCGCGACACCACGTTCAGATCCGGGAGGAGTGCCCGAAGGGCATCATCCGACATATCGGCCATTTCCGACGAACGGATGGCCTTCTTGTGTTCGCCGTTCAACAGCCCCGCCTCACGGGCGATGGCCTTGGCCGTTCCGCTGCGGTCCCCCGTCAGCATGACCACGTGAATTCCCGCGCCCTGAAGGGTCTCGATGGCCGGCCGCGACTCGGGGCGAAGCTCGTCCCGGATCAACGCAAAGCCCAGGAGCGTCATCCCTTCCGGCAGGTCTTTCATGTCATCCGACGCGTCCTCCGGGGAAATGCCCTCCCGAACGGCGACGGCGATGAGGCGGAATCCGGCATCGGCCTTCCGGTCGATGGCCTGGTTGAGCACGGCCTTCTCGGCCTCGGAAATCGGAACCCGCTCACCGGTTGGGGCGTAGTGATGGGCGGCACGCGCCAGGATCCGTTCCGGCGCGCCCTTGATCAGGGTCAATTCCTCTCCGTCAAGGGTTTTGATGCCGGCTGCGGAAAACTTCCGGGCGGAATTGAAGAGCACCTGAAACACATTCTCCGCCGCCGGTTCGACGCAGGCGCTCACGTCGGCGTGGATGAACCTGAGGAGGGCCCGTTCCGTAATGTTGCCGCCGATGATCCGTTCCTCCTCTTTGTCGGCCTCGCAGTTCACGACGCACGACGTATTCTCGCGAAGCGACAAATCCAGAAGCCGGGCCAGGGCGTCGGGAACGGCATCGAACCGATCGTATTCCACGACCCGGACGTCGTCTCCGCCGCCCTCGACGGCCATGAACCCGACGGCGTCGAGCTTGCCCTGGGTGATGGTTCCGGTCTTGTCGGCGAAGAGGAGGTTGAGGCTCCCCGAGGTCTCGACCCCCACCAATTGTCGGACCAGGACGTTCGATTTGAGGAGTTTGCGCATGTTCTGGGCCAGAACGATGGCGATCATCATGGGCAGCCCTTCGGGCACGGCGACGACGATGATGATGACCGCGAGAATGAGGGCCGTCACGATGTCGAGAAGCAGCACCTGCCAGTTGGAGACATAGGCCATCATGGCCGCGGCGTCACCCCCGTTGTCGAGATAAACGGACTTGAACATGAAGGCCGCACCGATGAAAGTGGCGCCGATGTAGCCGAACCGGGCGATATCGTCGGCCAGTCTGGAGAGCTTCACCCTGAGCGGGCCCTGCCGGTTGTCCGTTTGAAGCCCTTCCGAGAGCCGGCCCAGCTGCGTCCGGTCTCCGACCTTCAGAACGGTCATGGCCGCCTCGCCGTCCTCCACGATGGTGCCGCGGTACACCGAATGAGGGTTTGCCAGATCCGAGAGTTCGGCCTCGCCGGGCTTCTTGGTCACCGGTACCGGTTCGCCGGTCAGGGCCGCCTGGTTGACCTTGACCTTCCCTTGGATAATCCGTCCGTCCGCCGGGATCTTATCGCCGGGCTGAAGCAGCACCACGTCCCCCACGACGATGTCGTCGATGCCGACGATCCTGAGCGCGCCCTCCCGGAAAACATTGATCAGGATCCTGGAGGCTTCCTCCTGAAGCTTCTGAAAGGTCTGTTCGTTCTTGAATTCCGACGCCGTGGCGACGAACGTCGCCAGGGCCACGGCCGCGGCGATTGCCACGCCCTCATACCATTCGGCGAATCCGAACACGGCCAGAACGGTGACGACGGCCAGCGCCACCACCAGGATGACGATCATGGGATCTTTGAAGTTGTCCTTCAATTTGTCCCAGAAGGTCTCGACCTCCTGGGGGCTGATCCGGTTGGAGCCGTGTTCCAGGCGGGAGGCCTCGACCTCCCTTTCGCTGAGTCCTTTGTAACTGAACATGTTGACCTCGTTAGGTTGATTTTTCGAAAAATCGGCCGATCGTCATCCAAAATTCGGTCGATCGATGGTCTGGATACCGGCGGACGCGCCGCACTGGGGCAACGCCGGTGGTTGGACGGCCGCGGGGATCACACGAATAGTTCGGGTGACATCCAATAGACGATCGCCATGATCCAGGCGGCGTATCCGGCGCTTACCAGATCGTCCAGGAGCACACCCCACGGGCCGCCAAGCTGTTCGTCGATCAGGCGGGCCGGCGGCAGGAGCTTGAAAATGTCCAGAATCCGGAAAAGGACGAATCCCCATACGGCCACGGGCCACAGGTTCCCTTCCCGGAACAGGATCGGGATCAGCAGATAGCCCGCCACCTCGTCCAGGACGAAGTGGGGGGGGTCCTTGACACCCCAGTGGGCCTCCGCCCACGGGGTCAGAAGGTGATTGGCCGCGCAGACCGCGGCGAACATCGTCAGGAGCATCGGCATCTTCAGAGAGGCGGGAAGCGCCAGAACGACGGCTGCGTGAAGAACAACCCCCAGCAGCGCCCCGCAGGTTCCGGGAAGAACGGGGGATAATCCCAGTCCGCAGGCGGATCCTACAAAAAAAGCTATTTTATGTTTTGGCTTTTCAGGAATATTCATATATTTATTTATAGACCTATGCTGAAGACAGCCGTCCGCGACATGGGATCCTGTCGGCTCTTTTCAGTCTGAAGTCTTGAGATTCGGCCGCTTTCCGGACGACGGCGGAAAAGTCGCATCAAGTACAGGAATATATAAAGCGCGAAGGTGCCGTGTCAAGATAAAGCGGATGTTTTCTTCCCGATCCGCTGACGTTTCCCGAGGCGACTGTCCGACCCGCCGTCGGCAAAAAATTGTTGAAAAAGCCTTGCATTTTAAAGAAATGATGTCTAAATTAGAATTGATTTATAAAAAAAAGAATACCCATTTTTATGCCGACATCATTATGGAATACGCACGTTTTTATCGTTTATTCATTTTTTTCCAAGGATGGAACCATGTCCAGCATTTCGAAAGATACCGCACCTTCCAACATAATCATCACCCAGAACGAGGCGATGCTCTCCGTCATAGAGGACGTCAAATCCGCCGCGGCCGCGCGTAAACCGTTGTTCATCACCGGAGAAAGCGGAACCGGAAAGGAATTGATGGTGGACTACATATACGAGATCGGCGGTTTCCGAGGCGGACTGGCCAAGATCAACGTCATGGATCTGAATGACGAGGATCTCTTCCCGGCGACGCTGTTCGGTTATACCAGGGGCGCCTTCGCACGTTCGGAGGAAAGTCATGGAGGGCTGATCGAAAAAGCCTCGGGCGGCGTCCTTTTCCTCGATGAAATCAGCGCCCTCAACCCCGCCTCCCAGATTCGAATCTACAAGCTGCTCCAATCCGGGGAATACATCCCCCTGGGAAAGGACAAGCCGTCCCACACCGACGCCTACATCGTCTTCGCCAGCAGCGCCGATCTGTGGGTGCTGCAGCGGTCGGGCAGATTTCGAAGGGATCTTAACCTCAAGCTGCGCGAGCACCACGTCCACCTGCCCCCGCTTCGGGACCGCATCGACGACATCCCTCTCCTGACGGATTATTTCTTCGAGGAGTCCGCGCGTATTCTGGAAAAGAAGCGACCCACCCCCCCGAAGGAGCTGTACACCCTTCTGAAGACATACAGCTTCCCCGGCAACGTCTCCGAACTTCGGCGGATGGTGTTCGAAGCCGTCCGGGAGCACAAGTCCAAGATTCTGTCCCTGGATGTTTTCAAGGCGCACATGAGCCGGAAGAAGGCGGAGAAGCCCTACCGGGAGGAGTTGGATGTCGACGACGACGCCCCCTTCAAATCCTTCCGGAAACTGCCGACCATCAAGAAAGTGACCCATATGCTGGTGGAGGAAGCCATGCGCCGCTCCGGGGGGAACCAGTCGATTGCCGCCAGAATGCTGGGTATTTCCCAGCCGGCACTGAGCAAGCGCCTGAAAAACGCCGCCAAAAAACGCAAATAATTCGGCTAATGAGATGTTGACACCAAATCGCAGATGGTTATTGTTGGTTAAAAATGCTTGGCACGTTTCTTGTATGACTTTGACATGATACTGCGACCCCACGTGCCGACCCCAACATGTATTCGACCGTGAGGAGAACTGTATGCGATTTGACAAATTTACCCTTAAATCCCAGGAAATGATTCAGAACGCCCAGGCACTTGCCGCCCGCCTGGGCAATCAGCAGATTGAACCGGAACACCTTCTCAGCGCCATGCTGTCGGAGCCTGAAAGCATCGCGAAATCGATGCTCCGAAAGCTTGGCGCCTCGCCGGGCGCGATCGCCCGGGAGGTCACCCTTGCCCTCAAGAACCTCCCCAAGGTGAGCGGCGTGAGCGATACCTATCTCTCTCCCCGGGCCAAGACCGTCCTGGATGCCGCCTTTGCCGAAGCCTCGAAAATGAAGGACGAGTACGTCAGCGTCGAGCACATCCTGATTGCCGTCGCCGACGAGAAGCAGGGGGAGGCGGCCCGGATTCTCAGGCATTACGGCGTCGAACGCGAATCCATCCTCAAGGTCCTCATGGACATCCGCGGCGGTCAGACCATCACCGACCCAAATCCAGAGGAAAAATATCAGGCCCTCGACAAATTCAGTCGGGACCTGACCCATCTGGCCCGGCTGGGTAAGCTGGACCCCGTAATCGGGCGCGACGACGAGATCCGACGCATCGTTCAGGTTCTCTCGCGAAGGACCAAAAACAATCCGGTGCTCATCGGGGATCCCGGCGTCGGCAAAACCGCCATCGTGGAGGGGCTGGCCCAGCGCATCGTCCGGGGCGACGTGTCCGAAACCCTCAAGAACCGCCGGCTGGTCTCCCTCGACATGGGCGCCTTGATCGCCGGCGCCAAATACCGGGGAGAATTCGAAGATCGCCTCAAGGCGGTGCTCAAGGAAGTGGAGCGGGCCGAAGGAGAGGTGGTGCTGTTCATCGACGAACTCCACACCCTTGTCGGCGCCGGCGCGGCCGAGGGGGCCATGGACGCCTCCAACATGCTCAAGCCCGCTCTCGCCCGGGGAACCCTCCGGTGCGTGGGGGCCACCACCATCAACGAATACCGGAAACACATCGAAAAGGACGCCGCCCTGGAACGGCGCTTCCAGCCGGTCCTCGTGCGGGAACCCAACGTTGAGGACACCATTTCGATTCTCCGGGGGCTCAAGGAGAAATACGAGGTGCACCACGGCGTCCGCATCAAGGACTCGGCCATCGTGGCGGCGGCGACCCTGTCCCATCGCTATATCACCGACCGCTTCCTTCCCGACAAGGCTATCGACCTGATCGACGAATGCGCCTCCAAGCTCCGCATCGAGATCGACAGCATGCCGGTGGAGATCGACGAGATCCAGCGCAAGATCCTCCAGATGGAGATCGAGCGCGAAGCCCTGAAAAAGGAGACCGATCCGGTCTCGCAGGAACGTCTCCGGAAGCTCGACAGAAGCGTCGCCTCCCTCAAGGAGGAGATGGCGGGAATGAAGGTCCACTGGCAGAACGAAAAGGAATTGATCCAGACCATCCGGAAAATCAAGGAGGACCTGGAACATTTGCGTGTCGAGGAGCAGACGGCCGAACGGGAGGGCGATCTCGCCCGGGTGGCCGAGCTGCGCTATGGCAAGGCCGGAGAACTCAAAAAGCGGCTGGAGGCCGCCAACCAGGACCTGGCCGGACTTCAGGCCGAAAAGAAGATGCTGAAAGAAGAGGTGGACAGCGAGGACGTTGCGGAGGTCGTCTCACGATGGACGGGCATCCCCGTCAGCAGAATGCTTGAAGGGGAGCGGGAAAAGCTGCTCAAGGCCGAGGAACGGCTGGCCCGTCGGGTCGTCGGCCAGCGCGAAGCCATTATCGCCGTGGCCAACGCCGTCAGGAGAGCCCGTTCCGGCCTCCAGGACCCCAACCGTCCCATCGGCTCCTTTATCTTTATGGGACCCACCGGCGTGGGAAAAACGGAACTCGGAAAAGCGCTGGCGGAATTCATGTTCGACGACGAGCAGGCCATCGTCCGCGTCGACATGTCCGAATTCATGGAAAAGCATTCGGTGGCCCGGCTCATCGGAGCACCTCCGGGATACGTGGGCTACGAGGAAGGCGGATACCTGACCGAGGCGGTCCGGCGAAGGCCCTATTCCGTCATCCTCTTCGACGAGATCGAGAAGGCCCACACCGAGGTCTTCAACGTCCTGCTCCAGATCCTGGATGACGGTCGGATGACCGACGGCCACGGCCGAACCGTCGATTTCAAGAACACGGTCGTCATCATGACCTCCAACGTGGGAAGTCAATACATCCAGGAGATGGGCGTCGGCCGCGACCAGGAGGTCGAAGCGCGCGTAAAGGAAAGCCTCCGCAGAACCTTCAAGCCCGAATTCCTGAACCGCATCGACGAAATCATCTTCTTTCACAGCCTCGATCACGAGCAGATCGGGGAGATCGTCGAGATCCAGATCGGGCGACTCAAGAAGCGTCTGGAGGAACGCCAGATCACCCTGATCCTCTCCGACGAGGCCCGAAAACACATCGCCGAAAAGGGATATGATCCGATTTACGGTGCAAGGCCCCTCAAGCGGGCCATTCAGAAAACCATTGAAAATCCCCTCTCCATGGAGATCCTCAAGGGTACGATCCCGGACGGATCGACAGTGGCGGCGGGGGTTCAGAACGGGGAGATCGTGTTTCACACAGTAGGCTGAAGGCTGAAGACTTAAAGGCTGAAGGGGGAATAAACGCGCCGTCCGTTGCGGTCCGCCCCTTCAGCCTCTCGTCTTCTGAATAGACTGAAGGCTGAAGACTTGAAGGCTGAAGGGGGAATAAACGCGCCGTCCGTTGCGGTCCGCCCCTTCAGCCTCTCGTCTTCTGAATAGACTGAAGGCTGAAGGCTATAGGCTGAAGGGGTTAAAGATACCGTCTGTCACAGGTGCACCCCTTCAGCCTTCAGTCTTCAGCCTTCAGCCTTATATCAGAAATTGGAAGCCTTCCTGGACATCGGGGCGTCGCCGTCCGGGCTTTTGGCTGAATCGGACGGCTCGGCGACGGGATGGGGGGATAGGGTTCGGCGGTCGATGGCCTTTTCCAGGCAGTCGGGACACAGCCCCAGGAATTCCAGCCGATGCCCCGTGATCCGATAGCCGGTGGTATCGTCGAGGCTGTTTTCCACATGTTCCATGAAGTTCATGGGAGCGTCGTCCACACGATCACAGTTGATGCACCGGATATGATAGTGTTTGCGGGTGTTCCAGTCAAACCGCTTGAGGGTTCCCCCCAGCTCGAGTTTCTGAATCTTTCCCAGCTCCGACAGGATCTCCAGGTTGCGATAGACAGTACCGAGACTGATGCGGGGAAGCTCACGGCGAACGACCTCGTAGATCTCCTCGGCGCCGGGGTGGGAAGCCATCCCTCTCAGCACCTCCAGAATCACCTTCCGCTGCCGCGTCATCCGGATGTTCCGCCCGGCATCCTTACTGTTAAGTCGATCTGTGGTCAAACCGCTCCTTCCTTCCTGTGATCCCTCCGCCCCACGGCTCGGGCCGACGTCTTCCGGCGCCGAACCCGGATGAGCCGGGACGCCGCCCGGTGCGGGCCTACCGGCGGTCAATCGGCTCCCACGCGCACGCCTCGGGCCCGCAATAGTCCCCGATGTATTCGGACTCGGGCCGATAGAGCATCGGTTTGGGCGCGGCGCCGGCAAACTGTTCCTCCAGGACGTGGGCCGCCCATCCGGCGACTCGCGATATGGCGAAGATCGGGGTGAACAGATCCATGGCGATACCCATGGCGTAATAGAGGGAAGCGCTGTAGAAGTCTACATTGACATAGATGTCCATATCCTTGTGGCGCTTGAAGGCCGCCTTGGCCTTTTCCTCCAGGCGCCTGGAGATCTCGTACCACTTGACCTCGCCGATCCGCTCGCCCATCCTCCGGGACATCGGCGCCAGGATGAGGGCCCGGGGGTCGTCCACCTTGTAGACGGCATGCCCCAGCCCCATGATCTTGCCGCCGGAGCCGAGCTGCTTCTCGATGTAGGCATCGATGTTCTCCACCGTGTCGATCTCCTTGAGCATCTGCATGACCCGGGTGTTGGCGCCGCCGTGAAGCGCACCCGACAGGGACCCCACGGCTGCGCCGACGGCGGCGTACATGTGGGCTCGGGTGGAGGCGACCTCCCGGGCGGCGAAGGTCGACGCGTTAAAGGAATGCTCGGCGTGAAGCACCAGGCATGCGTCGAAAAAGCTTGCCGCCTCCTCGTCGGGGATCCGGCCGCTCATCATGTAAAGAAAATTGGCGGCATGCCCCAGCTCCGGCAATGGCGCCACCGGCGCCCGGCCGTTGCGGAGGCGGTCCCAGGCCGCCACCAGCGTGGGCAGCCCGGCGATGAGCCGGATACCCATACGGATAGCGGCATCGCGGCTTCCCTCGACGCGGACATCGGGGTCGTGATGGGCCAGCATGGCCACCCCCGCCTGAAGGATATCCATGGGAAGGGCGTCCCGGGGCCGGGTTTTCAAGGCATCGATAATCTCGGACGGAATCGGCATCCGGCCGACCAGGGTCTTCTTGAATGCCGCAAGTTCTTCCGCCTTGGGCATCCGCTCGAAGAGAAGCAGATAGGCGACCTCCTCAAAGGAGGCGTTTTCAGCCAGATCCTTGACCAGATAGCCGCGATAGATCAGTTTTCCGGCATCACCGTCCACATCGCTGATGCGGGTGCTCGCGATGGTGACGCCGCGAAGCCCGGTGTTCATCGTAATCTTGCATTCTTCGGTCATCAGGCACCACCTCTTTTTCATTCCCCGGAAAGGACCGTTAACCGCGTTCGGCCCCCTGGGATCGATCGTTTCAGATGTCCAGCCACATGTCCGCTTCATTGCCGCAGTGACTGCAGGTCCCGGTTCCCCTGACGCGGCGGGAGCCTTTTCCGGCATCGGTTTTCGCTTCGGCCGAAGCGGAATCCGCTTCATCGACCAGCGTGCAGGTCACCACCATCTCAGCCTCGTTTCCACAGTGTTCGCATTTGCATACGCGCTTCAAGGTCTTCGTCTCTTTTTCGGCCATGGCATTCTCCTTGGGTTTGAAAATCCGGTGCCGGAGGGTTGTCGCTTCCCCCTCCGTCAGAAGGACCCGTCGCCCTTCCGGACGCGGATCACAATTATTATGGATGTTTACATCTATCATTAATAAACCTAACCATATTTTTTTTCAATAGCAAGTTGAAGCCGATCTGAAATCCCCGGCGAAAAAGCTCACCAAAATCTTGTTTTCCAAATGTTTTCAAATATGTTAAAAACGGCATCAGGATGCCTGGTCCAGCCTTGAGACCTGTCATCGCAAGGAAGAGCTTGAATTTTCGGGTCAAAAGCGATAAATGAAGAGGTTCGCGCTCTTGCAACATGGATAGACACCCCGCCGGATTACCGCACCCCAAGCCTATCCTGTAACCATCGCCGCCCTATGGTTTCGCTTGCCGGGCGACCCGGGCAGGCAATGAAGGAGAAAAAGAAAATATGTGTCGTTTGTTTGCCATCACCAGCAAGGAACCGTTGTCTCCGATGGTCGCCGTAGAGGCCCTGGACGTCATGCGCGAAGGCCATGACGGCTCCGGCGTCGGCCTTTTCCTGCGCGATCTTGGAGGGCCTTTCGAAGAAATGAAGGATGCCCCGATTCTGTCGGGCATCTTTACCGAGTCCGGCCTCAAACGCCTGGACGCCTTCATGATGAATCTCGGTTTCATGACCAAATACAAGCTGACGATCAAGGTCCCCAAGGCACCCCCGCCGGGCGTGCCCAAGCGGGACATCTATCTGATCCGCGCCTACGAGTATCCCGAGGAATGGGACGAGATGACCGAAACGGAGAAGCTTCGGAAACTGGTGCACCTCCGTCTCACGCTCCGGGGGATGGGGGAGGAGAAGGAGGACATGATCGTCTTCTCCCTGTGGCCCGACGCCGTCATGATCAAGGAGATCGGCGACCCCATGCGGGTGGCCAACCATCTCAAGCTGGACCGGAAGGAGCTCAAGGCCCGCATCATCATGGCCCAGGGGCGCCAGAACACCAACTACGCCATCAACCTGTATGCCTGCCACCCCTTTTTCCTCGAGGGCTTTTCCACCATGACCAACGGGGAGAACACGGCATTCGTGCCCATCAAGGAGTACCTGTCTTCC harbors:
- the clpB gene encoding ATP-dependent chaperone ClpB, encoding MRFDKFTLKSQEMIQNAQALAARLGNQQIEPEHLLSAMLSEPESIAKSMLRKLGASPGAIAREVTLALKNLPKVSGVSDTYLSPRAKTVLDAAFAEASKMKDEYVSVEHILIAVADEKQGEAARILRHYGVERESILKVLMDIRGGQTITDPNPEEKYQALDKFSRDLTHLARLGKLDPVIGRDDEIRRIVQVLSRRTKNNPVLIGDPGVGKTAIVEGLAQRIVRGDVSETLKNRRLVSLDMGALIAGAKYRGEFEDRLKAVLKEVERAEGEVVLFIDELHTLVGAGAAEGAMDASNMLKPALARGTLRCVGATTINEYRKHIEKDAALERRFQPVLVREPNVEDTISILRGLKEKYEVHHGVRIKDSAIVAAATLSHRYITDRFLPDKAIDLIDECASKLRIEIDSMPVEIDEIQRKILQMEIEREALKKETDPVSQERLRKLDRSVASLKEEMAGMKVHWQNEKELIQTIRKIKEDLEHLRVEEQTAEREGDLARVAELRYGKAGELKKRLEAANQDLAGLQAEKKMLKEEVDSEDVAEVVSRWTGIPVSRMLEGEREKLLKAEERLARRVVGQREAIIAVANAVRRARSGLQDPNRPIGSFIFMGPTGVGKTELGKALAEFMFDDEQAIVRVDMSEFMEKHSVARLIGAPPGYVGYEEGGYLTEAVRRRPYSVILFDEIEKAHTEVFNVLLQILDDGRMTDGHGRTVDFKNTVVIMTSNVGSQYIQEMGVGRDQEVEARVKESLRRTFKPEFLNRIDEIIFFHSLDHEQIGEIVEIQIGRLKKRLEERQITLILSDEARKHIAEKGYDPIYGARPLKRAIQKTIENPLSMEILKGTIPDGSTVAAGVQNGEIVFHTVG
- a CDS encoding sigma-54-dependent transcriptional regulator — protein: MSSISKDTAPSNIIITQNEAMLSVIEDVKSAAAARKPLFITGESGTGKELMVDYIYEIGGFRGGLAKINVMDLNDEDLFPATLFGYTRGAFARSEESHGGLIEKASGGVLFLDEISALNPASQIRIYKLLQSGEYIPLGKDKPSHTDAYIVFASSADLWVLQRSGRFRRDLNLKLREHHVHLPPLRDRIDDIPLLTDYFFEESARILEKKRPTPPKELYTLLKTYSFPGNVSELRRMVFEAVREHKSKILSLDVFKAHMSRKKAEKPYREELDVDDDAPFKSFRKLPTIKKVTHMLVEEAMRRSGGNQSIAARMLGISQPALSKRLKNAAKKRK
- a CDS encoding citrate/2-methylcitrate synthase, which translates into the protein MTEECKITMNTGLRGVTIASTRISDVDGDAGKLIYRGYLVKDLAENASFEEVAYLLLFERMPKAEELAAFKKTLVGRMPIPSEIIDALKTRPRDALPMDILQAGVAMLAHHDPDVRVEGSRDAAIRMGIRLIAGLPTLVAAWDRLRNGRAPVAPLPELGHAANFLYMMSGRIPDEEAASFFDACLVLHAEHSFNASTFAAREVASTRAHMYAAVGAAVGSLSGALHGGANTRVMQMLKEIDTVENIDAYIEKQLGSGGKIMGLGHAVYKVDDPRALILAPMSRRMGERIGEVKWYEISRRLEEKAKAAFKRHKDMDIYVNVDFYSASLYYAMGIAMDLFTPIFAISRVAGWAAHVLEEQFAGAAPKPMLYRPESEYIGDYCGPEACAWEPIDRR
- a CDS encoding glutamine amidotransferase, which produces MCRLFAITSKEPLSPMVAVEALDVMREGHDGSGVGLFLRDLGGPFEEMKDAPILSGIFTESGLKRLDAFMMNLGFMTKYKLTIKVPKAPPPGVPKRDIYLIRAYEYPEEWDEMTETEKLRKLVHLRLTLRGMGEEKEDMIVFSLWPDAVMIKEIGDPMRVANHLKLDRKELKARIIMAQGRQNTNYAINLYACHPFFLEGFSTMTNGENTAFVPIKEYLSSRGFEGYTGYQSDSEVFTHILHYTLKNLGFGIEGYKHVITPLADEDLEAHPNAALLKALKHSCRRMIIDGPNCVIGSLTDHSLFMVQDRKKLRPGVVGGKPGTFAFSSEICGLDAAIPDRDKTKDFQPMYLDTAIVGPDRQEVRICRQTDPLPPLH
- a CDS encoding Fur family transcriptional regulator, producing the protein MTTDRLNSKDAGRNIRMTRQRKVILEVLRGMASHPGAEEIYEVVRRELPRISLGTVYRNLEILSELGKIQKLELGGTLKRFDWNTRKHYHIRCINCDRVDDAPMNFMEHVENSLDDTTGYRITGHRLEFLGLCPDCLEKAIDRRTLSPHPVAEPSDSAKSPDGDAPMSRKASNF
- a CDS encoding phosphatidylglycerophosphatase A translates to MNIPEKPKHKIAFFVGSACGLGLSPVLPGTCGALLGVVLHAAVVLALPASLKMPMLLTMFAAVCAANHLLTPWAEAHWGVKDPPHFVLDEVAGYLLIPILFREGNLWPVAVWGFVLFRILDIFKLLPPARLIDEQLGGPWGVLLDDLVSAGYAAWIMAIVYWMSPELFV
- a CDS encoding calcium-translocating P-type ATPase, PMCA-type; this encodes MFSYKGLSEREVEASRLEHGSNRISPQEVETFWDKLKDNFKDPMIVILVVALAVVTVLAVFGFAEWYEGVAIAAAVALATFVATASEFKNEQTFQKLQEEASRILINVFREGALRIVGIDDIVVGDVVLLQPGDKIPADGRIIQGKVKVNQAALTGEPVPVTKKPGEAELSDLANPHSVYRGTIVEDGEAAMTVLKVGDRTQLGRLSEGLQTDNRQGPLRVKLSRLADDIARFGYIGATFIGAAFMFKSVYLDNGGDAAAMMAYVSNWQVLLLDIVTALILAVIIIVVAVPEGLPMMIAIVLAQNMRKLLKSNVLVRQLVGVETSGSLNLLFADKTGTITQGKLDAVGFMAVEGGGDDVRVVEYDRFDAVPDALARLLDLSLRENTSCVVNCEADKEEERIIGGNITERALLRFIHADVSACVEPAAENVFQVLFNSARKFSAAGIKTLDGEELTLIKGAPERILARAAHHYAPTGERVPISEAEKAVLNQAIDRKADAGFRLIAVAVREGISPEDASDDMKDLPEGMTLLGFALIRDELRPESRPAIETLQGAGIHVVMLTGDRSGTAKAIAREAGLLNGEHKKAIRSSEMADMSDDALRALLPDLNVVSRCLPQDKMRLVKVAQEAGLVVGMTGDGVNDSPALSKADIGFGLGSGTEVAKEASDIVVLDDNIQSITSAVHYGRTIYRSIQKFITFQLTVNVSAIAIAFIGPFMGFKLPLTMIQLLWVNLIMDTLAALAFSGEPPLARHMAEKPKRRDENLITPAMWSSILGNGFLITLISVVFLTVPAVRGLFNSEAAFMTAFFGVFVFLNNFNKFNVRVEDFNLFAHILENRGFLRIVGIIFLIQILVTYFGGEMFRTVPLLPVEWLYVVAFSIVIIPLDLLRKYVFRMFA